In a genomic window of Scyliorhinus torazame isolate Kashiwa2021f chromosome 5, sScyTor2.1, whole genome shotgun sequence:
- the LOC140418625 gene encoding uncharacterized protein isoform X3 yields the protein MEKPWKCGDCGKGYRFPYELETHRRSHTGERPFTCSKCEKGFTKLSNLQTHQRVHTGERPFTCSQCGKGFCNMSHLLRHQRIHTGERPFTCSQCGKGFRDSSHLLSHQQGHTEERPFNCSQCGKGFTQLSHLRIHQRVHTGERPFTCSQCGKGFTQLSNLQTHQQIHTGERPFTCAQCGKGFTPLSTLRRHQRVHTGERPFACSRCGKGFAQLSNLRRHQRVHTGERPSTSQCETGFHV from the coding sequence atggagaaaccgtggaaatgtggggactgtgggaagggatacagattcccatatgagctggagactcatcgacgcagtcacactggggagaggccgttcacctgctcaaagTGTGAGAAAGGATTTACCAAGTTATCCaacttgcagacacaccagcgagttcacactggggagaggccattcacctgctctcagtgtgggaaaggattttgtaATATGTCCCacctattgagacaccagcgaattcacaccggggagaggccatttacttgCTCCCAATGTGGGAAAGGGTTCCGTGATTCGTCCCACCTATTGAGCCACCAGCAaggtcacactgaggagagaccatttaattgctctcagtgtgggaaaggatttactcaattatctcacctgcggatacaccagcgagttcacactggggagaggccattcacctgctctcagtgtgggaagggattcactcagttatccaacctgcagacacaccaacaaattcacactggggagagaccgtttacatgcgctcagtgtgggaagggattcactcctttatccaccctgcggagacatcagcgagttcacactggggagaggccattcgcctgctctcggtgtgggaaaggatttgctcaattatccaacctgaggagacaccagcgagttcacactggggagaggccatccacctctcaatgtgagacgggattccATGTTTAA
- the LOC140418618 gene encoding uncharacterized protein: protein MEGKSIVHSGEKPYTCCVCGRGFSRSSGLTSHKCSHTEEKPWKCADCGKGFTSPSQLETHRRSHTGQRPFACAECGKGFTRLSTLSTHQRVHTGERPFTCPKCGKGFTESSALSRHQRIHTGERPFTCSECEKGFSDSSNVRKHQRIHTGERPFTCSQCGKGFAISAHLLRHQKVHTDERPFKCPDCGKCYKSSGNLMSHQRIHTDERPFRCSHCGTGFRRSCDLTAHQRIHTEERPFTCAECGKGFTQSSNLSTHQRIHTGETPFACAECGKGFTQSSALSTHQRVHTGERPFTCSECGKGFTRSFALSTHQRVHTGERSFTCSECGKGFTTSPNLLRHQRGHK, encoded by the coding sequence atggaaggaaaaagcatcgttcacagtggggagaaaccgtacacgtgttgtgtgtgtggacgaggattcagtcgatcatcaggcctcacaagccacaaatgcagtcacactgaggagaaaccgtggaaatgtgcggactgtgggaaaggattcacttccccatcccagctggaaactcatcgacgcagtcacactgggcagagaccattcgcctgcgctgagtgtgggaagggattcactcggttatccactctgtccacacaccaacgagttcacactggggagagaccattcacctgccccaagtgtgggaagggattcactgagtcatccgctctgtccagacaccagcgaattcacactggggagagaccattcacctgctcagagtgtgagaagggattcagtgattcatccaacgtgcggaaacaccagcgaattcacactggggagaggccgttcacctgctctcagtgtgggaagggatttgctatttcagcccacttgctgagacaccagaaagttcacactgatgagagaccgtttaaatgtccagactgcgggaagtgctataaaagttctgggaatctgatgagccatcaacgtattcacactgacgagagaccgttcaggtgctctcactgcgggactgggtttagACGATCATGtgacctcactgcacatcagcgaattcacactgaggagaggccattcacctgcgccgagtgtgggaagggattcactcagtcatccaacctgtccacacaccagagaattcacactggggagacgccattcgcctgcgccgagtgtgggaagggattcactcagtcatccgctctgtccacacaccagcgagttcacacaggggagagaccattcacctgctcagagtgtgggaagggattcactcggtcattcgctctgtccacacaccagcgagttcacacaggggagagatcattcacctgctccgagtgtgggaagggattcactacttcacccaacctgctgagacaccaacgaggccacaagtaa